In Fimbriiglobus ruber, a single genomic region encodes these proteins:
- a CDS encoding toll/interleukin-1 receptor domain-containing protein translates to MTSVFLSYSRDNKPIADRLYHDLKRAGLSPWQDTDLATEIQWGQDIRGRIEAADAFILLASPEAADPARYVVRELAEAERLNKRILRVWVAGEAGQLPAAWTERHMIDARGRYWQALPKLLADLGGQAVSSPRDLIADVPSLSAMADQLHGAVPFRAAGHSLVRVPVVPSGYGMGWLVGPADDPLPDMTRGLLPPIAVLFKFTGPEHDDSLAEVVQYLVSVGRTPWVVYVEGPKQMGENRVPKYELPNDGGHVWADQVELSERAVREWVKGRHQGMSVFFHGPNPLAFAVGSRLREMLPYELLHYPRGQSRYTTVFGAANVK, encoded by the coding sequence ATGACGTCCGTATTTCTGAGCTACAGCCGGGACAACAAGCCGATCGCCGACCGGCTGTACCACGACTTGAAGCGCGCAGGCTTGTCACCGTGGCAAGACACGGACCTGGCGACCGAGATCCAATGGGGGCAGGATATCCGCGGCCGAATCGAGGCGGCGGACGCCTTCATCCTCCTCGCGTCCCCGGAGGCGGCCGACCCGGCGCGGTACGTGGTACGGGAGTTGGCCGAAGCGGAGCGCCTGAACAAGCGCATCCTCCGCGTCTGGGTCGCCGGCGAGGCCGGGCAGTTGCCCGCGGCGTGGACCGAGCGGCACATGATCGACGCCCGCGGGCGGTACTGGCAGGCGCTGCCGAAACTCCTGGCGGACCTGGGCGGGCAGGCCGTGTCGAGCCCCCGCGACCTGATCGCCGACGTCCCTTCGCTGTCGGCGATGGCCGATCAGTTGCACGGAGCCGTCCCCTTCCGCGCCGCGGGCCACTCGCTAGTGAGGGTACCCGTTGTCCCGAGCGGGTACGGCATGGGATGGCTGGTCGGGCCGGCCGACGACCCGCTGCCGGACATGACCCGCGGGTTACTACCGCCGATCGCCGTCCTCTTCAAGTTCACCGGCCCCGAACACGACGACTCGCTCGCCGAAGTCGTGCAGTATCTGGTGTCGGTCGGCCGGACCCCGTGGGTGGTCTACGTCGAGGGGCCGAAACAGATGGGCGAAAACCGCGTCCCGAAATACGAGCTGCCGAACGACGGCGGGCACGTCTGGGCCGACCAAGTCGAACTATCGGAGCGAGCCGTCCGCGAGTGGGTGAAGGGCCGGCACCAGGGGATGAGCGTTTTCTTTCACGGGCCGAATCCACTCGCGTTCGCGGTCGGCAGCCGCCTGCGAGAAATGCTGCCATACGAGCTGTTGCACTACCCGAGAGGTCAATCTCGCTACACGACTGTCTTCGGCGCCGCGAACGTGAAGTGA
- the cas2 gene encoding CRISPR-associated endonuclease Cas2: MPTFLIAYDIAHPRRLRRVARELERRAVRVQYSVFVFRGDDAALAGLMTELRKLVSAEEDVVQAWPVPPGVSPERFALGAVRPVNAPAVVVAGATRFVPRSVPPPTPPGSS, encoded by the coding sequence GTGCCCACGTTCTTAATCGCTTACGACATCGCCCACCCGCGGCGGCTCCGCCGGGTGGCCCGGGAACTCGAACGCCGGGCGGTTCGGGTTCAGTACTCCGTGTTCGTGTTCCGCGGCGACGACGCGGCCCTGGCCGGGCTCATGACCGAGCTCAGGAAACTCGTCAGCGCCGAGGAAGACGTCGTCCAGGCGTGGCCCGTCCCGCCCGGGGTTTCGCCCGAGCGGTTCGCGCTGGGGGCGGTCCGCCCGGTGAACGCCCCCGCTGTTGTCGTTGCCGGGGCGACGCGCTTCGTCCCCCGGTCCGTCCCTCCACCAACTCCACCAGGATCGTCATGA
- a CDS encoding site-specific integrase, translating to MSIRPVRTLFGDTYAAEFGPRRLAAVRDQMIRNRWCRILINRRIDRVKRAFKWATAEELVPVSVYQALRTLGGLQVGRTSAPESAKIEPVPLDQYTATLPHLPRLVRAMAELQRWTGMRPGEVCRLTLSELDRSNPVWVYRPAHHKTAHRGKRRSVAIGPKGQAVLFAFLAGRMPAPEGIRPVDLADPADRAVAADRFGRAWRPVDEALLRDMTRPVVVIGGCVVDPEGYMFNPLRDREERFAEMRSKRKSKVTPCQISRRTKCPERLPAERYDPHSYATAVTRACRKAGNPSLEPVPIEEQSD from the coding sequence TTGTCCATCCGCCCCGTCCGTACCCTGTTCGGGGATACCTACGCGGCAGAATTCGGGCCACGGAGACTGGCCGCGGTCCGCGACCAGATGATTCGCAACAGGTGGTGTCGGATCCTCATCAATCGTCGCATCGACCGCGTCAAGCGGGCGTTCAAATGGGCCACGGCGGAAGAACTCGTCCCCGTTTCCGTTTATCAAGCCTTGCGGACGCTCGGTGGGCTCCAAGTCGGGCGCACGTCGGCCCCCGAATCGGCCAAGATCGAACCTGTCCCGCTCGATCAGTACACGGCCACCCTTCCACACCTCCCGCGACTCGTCCGGGCGATGGCCGAACTTCAACGGTGGACGGGCATGCGGCCGGGAGAAGTGTGCCGATTAACACTGTCCGAACTCGACCGCTCGAATCCCGTCTGGGTGTACCGCCCGGCTCACCACAAGACCGCGCACCGCGGGAAGCGCCGGTCCGTTGCGATCGGCCCGAAAGGGCAAGCCGTGTTGTTCGCATTCCTGGCCGGCCGCATGCCAGCACCGGAGGGAATCCGCCCGGTTGACCTGGCCGACCCGGCGGACCGGGCAGTGGCCGCGGACCGGTTTGGACGGGCATGGCGACCGGTCGATGAGGCCTTGCTCCGAGACATGACCCGGCCCGTCGTCGTGATCGGTGGGTGTGTCGTCGACCCCGAGGGCTACATGTTCAATCCCCTTCGAGACCGCGAGGAACGGTTCGCCGAAATGCGGTCGAAGCGGAAGTCGAAGGTCACGCCGTGCCAGATTAGCCGACGAACCAAATGTCCCGAACGTCTGCCCGCCGAACGGTACGACCCTCATTCGTACGCGACCGCGGTGACGCGGGCCTGTCGGAAGGCCGGCAATCCGAGTCTCGAACCCGTACCAATCGAGGAACAATCGGACTGA
- a CDS encoding reverse transcriptase domain-containing protein, translating into MTTKLALLPTRTDTPGRTAPALADVQRMVFQATRGQPRPLAGLMPWVLDRRNLAAAWDRVSAADGADTPGPDGLTCGQLKHRVGPWLADLADALFHRAYHPAAARWVDVPKAGDPGRTRRIGILNVRDRVVQTAVKQVVEPVLEPVFLPGSFGFRPGRSVAGTLDAAVRGLSGRDGQPRLLWAVPLDVADCFPTIDHEWVRRSLADHVADPDLLDLLRRVFDASGETVGRLWWQRRCGVVQGSALSPLLCNLTLHALDVAAAQMSCDTQGGAAVLRYADDLLVLARDAAAASRTVAALRAALHLRQQRFRREPDPVPAAGGVEWLGVVLRPRALSRPDDVEFGYEVPRAKIRSMIARLVEMTAPPSDKIDAAAFNLAKWIVSVSGQLRDWRQAYLYADNAPDLFRVLDDVARDRIGELIKAVSGSSWAEVRRSHFARLPRGFWTWEVPGARLTVLSSLAPHTPARLTRRPVWWSHAPDATQPAGGGD; encoded by the coding sequence ATGACCACCAAACTGGCTCTCCTGCCCACTCGAACGGATACCCCCGGCCGGACCGCACCGGCGCTCGCCGACGTCCAGCGGATGGTCTTTCAGGCGACCCGCGGGCAACCGCGGCCGCTCGCCGGACTTATGCCGTGGGTTCTCGACCGGCGCAACCTGGCCGCCGCCTGGGACCGCGTGTCCGCCGCGGACGGCGCCGACACGCCCGGGCCGGACGGCCTGACCTGCGGGCAACTCAAACACCGCGTCGGCCCGTGGCTGGCGGACCTGGCCGACGCCCTCTTTCACCGCGCGTATCACCCCGCGGCCGCCCGCTGGGTCGACGTGCCCAAGGCCGGCGACCCGGGGCGGACGCGCCGGATCGGTATCCTGAACGTCCGCGATCGGGTCGTCCAAACGGCGGTCAAGCAGGTCGTCGAGCCGGTCCTGGAGCCGGTGTTCCTGCCGGGCAGCTTCGGGTTCCGCCCGGGGCGGTCCGTGGCCGGGACTCTGGACGCCGCCGTCCGCGGATTGTCCGGGCGGGACGGGCAGCCGCGACTCCTCTGGGCCGTCCCGCTCGACGTCGCCGACTGCTTCCCGACGATCGATCACGAATGGGTGCGGCGGTCGCTCGCGGACCACGTCGCCGACCCGGACCTCCTCGACTTGCTCCGCCGCGTCTTCGACGCGTCCGGCGAGACCGTCGGCCGGCTGTGGTGGCAGCGGCGGTGCGGCGTCGTCCAGGGGAGTGCCCTGTCGCCGCTGTTGTGCAATCTTACCCTCCACGCGCTCGACGTGGCCGCCGCCCAGATGTCGTGCGACACGCAGGGGGGCGCGGCCGTCCTGCGGTACGCCGACGATCTGCTCGTTCTGGCCCGCGACGCCGCGGCCGCCTCAAGGACGGTGGCGGCGCTCCGGGCCGCCCTCCACCTGCGGCAGCAGCGGTTCCGCCGCGAACCGGACCCCGTGCCGGCCGCGGGCGGGGTCGAGTGGCTCGGGGTCGTCCTCCGCCCGCGGGCGCTGTCCCGCCCGGACGACGTCGAGTTCGGCTACGAGGTGCCGCGGGCGAAAATCCGGTCCATGATCGCCCGCCTGGTCGAAATGACGGCCCCGCCGTCGGACAAGATCGACGCCGCCGCGTTCAACCTGGCGAAGTGGATCGTCAGCGTCAGCGGTCAACTCCGCGACTGGCGGCAGGCCTACCTGTACGCCGACAACGCCCCGGACTTGTTCCGCGTCCTCGACGACGTCGCCCGGGACCGCATCGGGGAACTCATCAAGGCGGTGTCGGGGAGTTCGTGGGCGGAGGTCCGCCGCAGCCACTTCGCCCGCCTGCCGCGGGGGTTCTGGACGTGGGAGGTGCCGGGGGCGCGGCTGACCGTGCTCTCGTCGCTGGCCCCGCACACGCCGGCCCGG
- a CDS encoding ISAs1 family transposase produces the protein MARSLIERLGELKDPRDPRGLRYPLVPVLALCVVGILAGHTSLAAIAQFGRLRKHWLGHALGFRSGRIPAATTLSLVLRALDADDLDRIIGAWLADRHADGWDHIALDGKTLRGSRDGQVPGVHLLAAYAPQASAVIAQLRVDATTNEHKAALRLLGVLPPLKGAVVTADAMFTHRDVCEQVLANGGDYILYAKDNQTTLERDLRDLFAAAELGCLPPPPAAVMGGEYADGHHPQQGARADRGADADDHDVVERLPRLAASRPSVPTRAGAANRRPEDGRGGVWDHQSVAGRGQRGPVVGLQPGSLGH, from the coding sequence ATGGCCCGGTCCTTGATCGAACGGTTGGGCGAGTTGAAGGATCCGCGGGATCCGCGGGGTCTTCGCTACCCGCTGGTCCCGGTGTTGGCTCTGTGCGTGGTCGGAATCCTCGCCGGGCACACGAGTTTGGCCGCCATCGCCCAGTTCGGTCGGCTCCGTAAGCACTGGCTCGGGCACGCCCTCGGATTTCGGAGCGGGCGGATTCCGGCGGCCACCACCTTGTCCCTGGTCCTGCGAGCCCTGGATGCCGACGACCTCGACCGGATCATCGGGGCGTGGTTGGCCGACCGTCACGCCGACGGGTGGGACCACATCGCCCTGGACGGCAAGACGCTCCGGGGGTCACGCGATGGGCAGGTTCCGGGCGTGCACCTGCTGGCCGCCTACGCCCCCCAGGCGTCGGCCGTGATCGCCCAGTTGCGGGTCGACGCAACGACGAACGAACACAAGGCGGCGTTGCGGTTGCTGGGTGTGTTGCCACCCCTGAAAGGGGCCGTGGTGACGGCCGACGCGATGTTCACCCACCGGGACGTGTGCGAACAGGTGCTGGCGAACGGCGGGGACTACATCCTGTACGCGAAGGACAATCAGACGACCCTGGAGCGGGATCTGCGGGACCTCTTCGCGGCAGCCGAACTCGGCTGCCTGCCCCCCCCTCCAGCTGCGGTTATGGGCGGAGAATACGCAGACGGTCACCACCCGCAACAAGGGGCACGGGCGGATCGAGGTGCGGACGCTGACGACCACGACGTGGTTGAACGATTACCTCGACTGGCCGCAAGTCGGCCAAGTGTTCCGACTCGAGCGGGAGCGGCGAACCGGCGGCCAGAAGACGGTCGAGGTGGTGTATGGGATCACCAGTCTGTCGCGGGACGAGGCCAACGCGGACCGGTTGTTGGACTTCAACCGGGCTCATTGGGGCATTGA
- a CDS encoding IS701 family transposase, with protein sequence MDDRFNVRLREMMAETELTAGVTTGLLERLRGFVVPFAASLSEPEQRTHTHEYVSGLLSPLERKTGEAIAYLHEHERQGIQKFMGHVPWDHRPRIAVLAEQVSQTIGEPDGVIVFDPSGFAKKGTNSVGVARPWCGRQGKIDNCQVGVYLGYVSRRDPALVDVRLYLPEAWTRDRTRCRKAGVPKAVRFRTRHEQAREMLAEHGPRLPHRWVTGDDEMGRSASFRRELRARGESYVLAVPSNTLVRDDEADPPVYTGRGRRPGVPFGRVDRWVTALPTSAWTTITVRDGEKGPLAVDVVCRRVTARMGRKVGAPETLFVTRERLSDGGAKHDYYLASAADGTTPAEFARVTKAAHEIEECFRQAKSQAGWGDYQVRNGMGWHHHQTLALIASWFLSVETRRGEKRDPGSDGPAMEGHHRQPVGGGVGVPHPAEGSLANNPLAPTDRTGTLLLASCA encoded by the coding sequence ATGGACGACCGATTTAACGTTCGCTTACGCGAGATGATGGCCGAAACGGAACTCACCGCGGGGGTCACAACGGGGTTGTTGGAACGGCTGCGCGGGTTCGTCGTCCCATTCGCCGCGTCGTTGTCGGAGCCGGAACAGCGGACGCACACCCACGAGTATGTGAGCGGACTGTTATCTCCGTTGGAGCGGAAGACTGGGGAAGCGATCGCCTATCTCCACGAGCACGAGCGGCAGGGGATTCAGAAGTTTATGGGTCATGTCCCGTGGGACCATCGGCCCCGGATCGCGGTCTTGGCCGAGCAGGTGAGTCAGACGATCGGGGAGCCGGACGGGGTGATCGTGTTCGATCCGTCGGGGTTTGCCAAGAAGGGGACGAACTCCGTCGGGGTGGCCCGTCCGTGGTGCGGCCGGCAGGGCAAGATCGATAATTGTCAGGTCGGCGTGTATCTGGGGTACGTGTCCCGCCGGGATCCGGCCCTGGTCGACGTCCGGTTGTATCTACCGGAGGCGTGGACGCGGGATCGGACGCGGTGTCGGAAGGCCGGTGTTCCGAAGGCGGTCCGGTTCCGGACCCGTCACGAGCAGGCTCGGGAGATGCTCGCCGAGCACGGTCCGCGGTTGCCCCATCGGTGGGTCACCGGGGATGACGAGATGGGCCGCTCCGCGAGTTTCCGCCGGGAATTACGGGCCCGGGGCGAATCGTACGTCCTGGCCGTCCCGTCGAACACGCTCGTTCGGGACGACGAAGCCGATCCCCCCGTGTACACCGGTCGGGGTCGGCGACCCGGAGTGCCGTTCGGGCGGGTGGACCGGTGGGTCACCGCCTTGCCGACGTCCGCGTGGACGACGATCACGGTCCGCGATGGCGAGAAAGGACCACTGGCCGTCGACGTGGTGTGCCGTCGGGTGACCGCCCGGATGGGCCGCAAGGTGGGTGCGCCGGAGACCCTGTTCGTGACCCGCGAGCGCCTGTCGGACGGGGGGGCCAAGCACGACTACTATCTGGCGTCCGCGGCGGACGGGACGACCCCGGCGGAATTCGCTCGGGTGACCAAGGCCGCGCACGAGATCGAGGAGTGCTTCCGGCAGGCGAAAAGTCAGGCCGGGTGGGGCGACTATCAAGTGCGGAATGGGATGGGTTGGCACCACCACCAGACGTTGGCATTAATCGCGTCGTGGTTCCTGAGCGTGGAAACGCGGCGGGGGGAAAAAAGAGACCCCGGCTCTGACGGCCCCGCGATGGAAGGACATCATCGCCAGCCTGTTGGTGGAGGAGTTGGAGTACCACACCCCGCCGAAGGTTCGCTGGCGAACAACCCGTTGGCTCCAACGGATCGAACAGGCACGCTTCTATTGGCATCGTGCGCGTAA
- a CDS encoding helix-turn-helix domain-containing protein, which translates to MDRKPLDPEIDMNQSLEVQQRLLDKIVVKGPGGQKFLMVACRRAGLTLRETADRAGVHVATVCRWQARDPTFAHDMREAADKARVEVWESRPTARPRVPWRKDCPVCRAKVVVRKTAAGVPFWRCGRTVCRWASWRPRHPRNCRRCGGPRFWSHSRKSVTCDHCRANSVTLTPQQKPP; encoded by the coding sequence ATGGACCGGAAACCCCTCGATCCGGAGATCGACATGAATCAGTCCCTCGAAGTCCAACAGCGCCTGCTCGACAAGATCGTGGTGAAGGGGCCGGGCGGTCAGAAGTTTTTGATGGTCGCGTGCCGGCGGGCCGGGTTGACCCTCCGGGAGACGGCCGACCGGGCCGGCGTCCACGTCGCCACCGTCTGCCGGTGGCAGGCCCGCGACCCCACGTTCGCGCATGACATGCGGGAAGCGGCCGACAAGGCCCGAGTCGAAGTCTGGGAATCCCGCCCGACCGCGCGGCCGCGCGTCCCCTGGCGGAAGGACTGCCCGGTCTGTCGGGCCAAAGTGGTGGTGCGGAAAACGGCCGCGGGTGTCCCATTCTGGCGCTGTGGGCGAACGGTTTGCCGGTGGGCGAGCTGGCGGCCCCGGCACCCCCGGAACTGCCGACGGTGCGGCGGTCCGCGGTTCTGGTCGCACTCCCGCAAGAGCGTCACTTGCGACCACTGCCGTGCGAATTCTGTCACCCTAACTCCGCAGCAAAAACCGCCATAA